In Uranotaenia lowii strain MFRU-FL chromosome 2, ASM2978415v1, whole genome shotgun sequence, one genomic interval encodes:
- the LOC129742988 gene encoding pickpocket protein 28-like, whose product MEETLTDSGVCYTFNSIAAENLYRLESLHKNFKFTNRSKKSNDWSRETGYNSDSNIDAFPERPFGKGLEYGLSLVLYASLFDDNFFCNGPRNGFKIVVHAPDETPTLDHFFYRLGLHDSMSLTISPQISTTSQSLRSLPYQDRHCFFSNERYLRFFKVYNQRNCIDECIVNFTHKMCGCVKFSMPRSPEMRECDAKFSSYFDIDVSMLTISIKEKWILPTIRQELVSFCDAAGRLGGLFGLMMGANLISLLEIIYYCLIKPLRNAGRAFAIRQVSPWQQ is encoded by the exons atggaagaaacgtTAACTGATAGTGGAGTTTGCTACACCTTCAACTCAATTGCGGCGGAAAATTTATATCGATTGGaaagtttacataaaaatttcaaattcaccaACAGATCTAAAAAATCGAACGATTGGTCTCGAGAAACAGGTTATAATAGTGATTCCAACATTGATGCGTTTCCCGAACGACCATTTGGGAAAGGTTTGGAGTATGGACTGTCTCTGGTTCTGTACGCCAGCTTGTTTGAcgataactttttttgtaat GGCCCAAGAAACGGATTCAAAATAGTCGTCCATGCTCCAGATGAAACACCGACGCTTGATCACTTTTTCTATCGATTGGGATTGCACGATAGTATGTCGTTGACGATAAGTCCACAAATTTCAACTACATCACAATCACTACGATCCCTGCCTTACCAAGA TCGCCATTGCTTTTTCTCCAATGAACgatatctgcgcttctttaaAGTCTATAACCAGCGCAATTGCATCGACGAATGTATTGTAAACTTTACGCATAAAATGTGCGGTTGCGTTAAATTTTCCATGCCAAGAAGCCCGGAAATGCGAGAATGCGACGCGA AATTTTCCAGCTATTTTGATATAGACGTATCCATGCTGACGATCAGTATCAAGGAAAAATGGATTTTGCCAACGATTCGTCAGGAGCTGGTCAGCTTCTGTGATGCCGCGGGAAGACTAGGAGGATTGTTCGGACTCATGATGGGTGCCAATTTGATAAGCCTCTTGGAAATCATTTACTACTGTTTGATCAAACCTTTGAGGAATGCTGGACGTGCATTCGCTATACGACAAGTTTCGCCTTGGCAACAGTGA